Proteins found in one Acinetobacter sp. XH1741 genomic segment:
- a CDS encoding alpha/beta hydrolase, whose translation MTAFNQKIQTLLDKGQGPAARALDRLPRIAQESLAKVLGYSYQYPDLDSFTKCMLAVQIKQGKVGFIGSNPIESRRTFDAQMQAIRQKPTDIESVEDIRLPLQSGTIFARLYHPAPNKKLPLIVFYHGGGFVVGGLDTHDEACRLLAKYAKVQVLSIDYPLAPEVSPQHLIQSCEDALAWVYQNRRQLKILKNRIAVAGDSAGGNISTVVAQRSVNKAYAPQAQLLIYPTVDFKSRHPSFYAYNEGLVLTNTDIDYVTQYYATQHSVELDDPIISPTYGNLKKNPPAFVITAGHDVLHDEAKIYSHKLRQNGVKMHYEEFPEQTHGFINLTPISRKAKRHTIEISKNFRKFWDKNS comes from the coding sequence ATGACAGCATTTAATCAAAAAATTCAAACATTGCTAGATAAGGGGCAGGGCCCCGCTGCTCGGGCACTCGATAGGTTGCCTCGAATAGCCCAAGAGTCTCTTGCTAAAGTTTTGGGATATTCTTATCAATATCCAGATCTCGATTCATTTACTAAATGTATGCTGGCTGTGCAAATTAAACAGGGCAAAGTAGGGTTTATTGGTTCAAATCCAATTGAATCAAGAAGAACCTTTGATGCACAAATGCAGGCTATACGACAAAAACCAACTGACATTGAATCAGTAGAGGATATTCGCTTACCTCTACAAAGTGGAACAATCTTTGCTAGACTTTACCATCCTGCGCCTAATAAAAAGTTACCATTAATCGTGTTCTATCATGGAGGCGGGTTTGTTGTTGGTGGTTTAGATACTCATGATGAAGCTTGTCGTCTATTAGCTAAATACGCAAAAGTCCAAGTGCTTAGTATTGATTATCCATTAGCGCCAGAAGTTTCACCACAACATTTAATTCAATCATGTGAAGATGCATTAGCATGGGTTTATCAAAATCGTAGACAATTAAAAATATTAAAAAATAGAATTGCTGTTGCAGGGGATAGTGCGGGTGGAAATATTAGTACTGTTGTGGCACAAAGATCAGTAAATAAAGCCTATGCGCCACAAGCACAATTACTTATCTATCCAACAGTAGATTTCAAAAGTAGACATCCTTCTTTTTATGCTTATAACGAAGGCTTAGTTTTAACAAATACTGATATTGACTACGTTACCCAATACTACGCAACTCAACATAGTGTAGAACTCGATGATCCAATTATTTCACCTACCTACGGCAATCTAAAGAAAAATCCTCCAGCTTTTGTGATTACCGCTGGACACGATGTCTTACATGATGAAGCGAAAATATATAGTCATAAGTTAAGACAAAATGGTGTGAAAATGCATTACGAGGAATTTCCTGAACAGACTCACGGTTTTATTAACCTGACTCCGATTTCTAGAAAAGCAAAACGTCACACTATTGAAATCAGCAAAAACTTTAGAAAATTTTGGGATAAAAATAGTTAA
- a CDS encoding peptidylprolyl isomerase: protein MKKLLMLFCLGLSSHSVWANSLVEMQTNLGNIEIELYDDKAPISVNNFKGYIKSGFYKETIFHRVIPGFMAQGGGMTVNMQEKTTKAPIKNEAGNGISNTRGTLAMARTSDPDSATSQFFINVADNKFLNRSPGNPGYAVFGKVVKGMDVVDRIVQVPTSNYGMNQNVPKQPIKIVDIKIKTLKK from the coding sequence ATGAAAAAGCTATTGATGTTGTTTTGTCTAGGTTTAAGTAGTCACTCAGTGTGGGCTAATAGCTTAGTTGAAATGCAAACAAATTTAGGCAACATCGAAATAGAGTTATATGACGATAAAGCCCCGATCAGTGTGAATAACTTTAAAGGCTATATAAAGTCTGGTTTTTATAAAGAAACGATTTTTCACCGTGTAATTCCAGGTTTCATGGCACAAGGTGGTGGAATGACTGTAAATATGCAGGAGAAGACAACAAAAGCACCTATTAAGAACGAAGCAGGAAACGGTATTTCAAATACGCGTGGTACTTTAGCCATGGCGCGTACATCAGATCCAGATTCAGCTACGAGTCAGTTCTTTATAAATGTTGCAGATAATAAATTTCTTAACCGTTCGCCAGGAAATCCAGGATACGCCGTTTTCGGTAAAGTGGTAAAAGGAATGGATGTAGTTGATCGTATTGTTCAGGTTCCTACATCGAACTATGGCATGAATCAAAACGTACCAAAACAGCCTATAAAGATAGTAGACATAAAGATCAAAACATTGAAAAAATAA